Proteins encoded together in one Bacteroidota bacterium window:
- the metG gene encoding methionine--tRNA ligase yields MSQPKRYTVTAALIYANGPIHIGHLAGCYLPSDIYVRYLRLKGEDVLFVSGTDEHGVPIMIRGFMEKKSPQEVVDQYYQVIDKSFKDFGIEFDIYSRTSKPVHHQFSSEFFTTLYDKGYFTEKLTEQNYDETAKMFLVDRFIVGTCPHCANPKAYGDQCEKCGSDLSPDELINPHSALSGTPPVKKETTNWFLPLDQMQQQLEEYIGKHTEWKTNVAGQCRGWLKQGLHPRAMTRDLNWGVPVPLPNAQGKVMYVWFDAPIGYITASKEWFEQPDTRKTLTYGGKPLGNSWEPYWKNADTKLVHFIGKDNIVFHCLIFPAMLMAHEGYVLPDNVPANEFLNLEGDKISTSRNWAIWLHEYLEEMPGKQDELRYVLTATSPETSDSDFTWADYEARVNNELTAVFSNFVHRTMVLTHKNYAGKVPSAERYTREDLLLLEDIAKFPARIGAAIENYRFREAQQEVMGLARLGNKYLSDNEPWKNPDPERVKTILNVSLQVCACLSIVCQPFLPFTSEKLRRMLNIGAMNWNNALSTNLLAEGHQLNEPVMLFAKVDPALLKNQLAKLDVIRKELEEKRKADDAAQKAREKGNAATPATDTKAMEPAKAETTFDAFSQMDIRIGTITAAERVPKSDKLLKLTVDTGLDTRTVLSGIAKYFAPENIIGQQVTILVNLAPRKMMGVESQGMILMAENSAGELSFVVPGSGGVNNGSTVR; encoded by the coding sequence ATGTCTCAACCCAAACGCTATACCGTAACCGCCGCACTCATTTATGCCAACGGGCCCATTCACATCGGGCACCTGGCCGGCTGTTACCTTCCTTCCGATATTTATGTGCGCTACCTCCGCCTCAAGGGCGAAGACGTGCTTTTTGTAAGTGGTACCGACGAACACGGCGTGCCCATTATGATACGCGGTTTTATGGAAAAAAAATCGCCGCAGGAAGTGGTTGATCAGTACTATCAGGTAATTGATAAGTCGTTTAAAGATTTCGGTATCGAATTCGATATTTATTCGCGCACCAGCAAACCGGTACACCATCAGTTTTCGTCGGAGTTCTTTACCACACTATACGACAAGGGCTATTTCACCGAAAAACTTACCGAGCAGAATTACGACGAAACCGCAAAAATGTTTCTCGTAGATCGTTTCATTGTAGGCACCTGTCCGCATTGCGCCAACCCGAAAGCCTACGGCGATCAGTGCGAAAAATGCGGCTCTGACCTCAGCCCTGATGAACTCATCAATCCACACTCGGCGCTATCAGGCACACCGCCGGTAAAGAAAGAAACCACCAACTGGTTCCTGCCGCTCGATCAGATGCAGCAGCAGCTTGAAGAATACATCGGCAAGCATACCGAGTGGAAAACCAACGTAGCCGGCCAATGTCGTGGCTGGCTTAAACAGGGGCTGCATCCCCGCGCCATGACGCGCGATCTTAACTGGGGCGTACCCGTGCCGCTGCCCAATGCCCAGGGCAAAGTAATGTATGTGTGGTTTGATGCGCCCATTGGCTACATCACCGCATCAAAAGAATGGTTTGAGCAGCCCGACACACGCAAAACACTCACCTACGGCGGAAAGCCGCTGGGCAATTCGTGGGAGCCTTACTGGAAAAACGCCGATACCAAACTCGTGCACTTCATCGGCAAAGACAATATTGTTTTTCATTGCCTCATTTTCCCGGCCATGCTCATGGCACACGAAGGGTATGTGCTGCCCGACAATGTGCCTGCCAACGAGTTCCTGAATCTCGAAGGCGACAAAATTTCCACTTCGCGCAACTGGGCCATCTGGCTGCACGAGTACCTCGAAGAAATGCCCGGCAAGCAGGACGAACTCCGCTACGTACTCACTGCCACCAGTCCCGAAACCAGCGACAGCGATTTCACCTGGGCCGATTACGAAGCGCGCGTAAACAACGAGCTCACGGCCGTGTTCAGCAATTTTGTGCACCGCACTATGGTGCTCACGCACAAGAACTACGCGGGCAAAGTACCGTCGGCCGAAAGATACACGCGGGAAGATCTGTTGCTGCTCGAAGACATTGCCAAATTCCCGGCCCGCATTGGTGCTGCTATCGAGAACTACCGCTTCCGCGAAGCGCAGCAGGAAGTAATGGGGCTGGCAAGGCTTGGCAACAAGTATTTGTCAGACAATGAGCCGTGGAAGAATCCGGATCCGGAGCGCGTAAAAACCATTCTCAACGTATCGCTGCAGGTATGTGCGTGTCTGAGCATTGTGTGCCAGCCGTTCCTGCCGTTTACGTCGGAGAAGCTGCGCCGCATGCTCAACATCGGCGCCATGAACTGGAACAATGCGTTAAGCACAAACCTGCTTGCCGAAGGGCATCAGCTCAACGAGCCGGTAATGCTCTTTGCAAAAGTTGATCCGGCGCTGCTCAAAAATCAGCTTGCCAAGCTCGATGTAATCCGCAAAGAGCTGGAAGAAAAACGCAAAGCCGATGACGCTGCGCAGAAAGCCCGCGAAAAAGGCAACGCCGCAACACCCGCTACCGACACAAAAGCCATGGAACCCGCCAAAGCCGAAACCACATTCGATGCGTTTTCGCAAATGGACATCCGCATCGGCACCATCACTGCTGCCGAGCGCGTTCCCAAAAGCGACAAACTCCTCAAACTCACGGTTGACACTGGTCTCGATACACGCACCGTGCTTTCGGGCATCGCCAAATACTTTGCGCCCGAAAATATCATCGGCCAGCAGGTAACCATTCTTGTGAACCTTGCTCCGCGTAAAATGATGGGCGTAGAATCGCAAGGCATGATTCTCATGGCCGAGAATAGCGCCGGAGAATTGAGTTTTGTAGTGCCGGGTTCGGGTGGAGTGAATAATGGTAGTACGGTGAGGTAA
- a CDS encoding LD-carboxypeptidase: MELNPKRTPPFLKPGDTIAIAAPARKIAREEVEPAAGMLRDYGFRVVYNEALFGAENQFSGSDAARTADLQHWINAPDVHCILSARGGYGTLRIVDRLNFTALEPHPKWIAGYSDVTVLHSHLHTLDHATLHCTMPINFGKDAESVRTLVDALCGRTLHYTAANTTAVPNRAGIAEGVLTGGNLSLLYALNGSASAVNTRGKILFIEDLDEYLYHIDRMLLSLKRAGHLSGLAGLLVGGMSDMKDNTVPFGKTAGEIILDAVREYDYPVAFGFPAGHESRNVALRLGMPARLTADSGGCTLWQDALV; the protein is encoded by the coding sequence ATGGAGTTGAATCCGAAACGGACACCGCCTTTTCTGAAACCCGGCGATACCATTGCCATAGCTGCCCCGGCCCGCAAAATTGCCCGCGAGGAAGTGGAGCCTGCGGCCGGAATGCTGCGCGATTACGGCTTTCGCGTAGTTTACAACGAAGCCTTGTTTGGCGCCGAAAACCAGTTCTCGGGCAGCGATGCCGCGCGCACCGCCGATTTGCAGCACTGGATAAATGCGCCCGATGTGCACTGCATACTCAGCGCACGCGGCGGCTACGGCACGCTGCGTATTGTGGACCGTCTCAACTTTACTGCGCTTGAGCCACATCCGAAATGGATAGCCGGCTACAGCGATGTAACTGTGCTGCACAGCCACCTGCACACGCTGGACCATGCCACGCTGCATTGCACCATGCCCATCAACTTTGGCAAAGATGCAGAGTCGGTGCGCACGCTGGTGGACGCGCTTTGCGGACGCACGCTGCACTACACCGCGGCAAACACCACCGCTGTGCCTAACCGCGCAGGCATTGCGGAAGGCGTACTTACGGGCGGCAACCTCTCGCTGCTGTATGCGCTCAACGGAAGTGCATCGGCCGTGAATACAAGGGGCAAAATACTTTTCATCGAGGATCTCGACGAGTACCTCTACCACATAGACCGCATGCTGCTGAGCCTGAAGCGTGCAGGGCACCTGAGCGGATTGGCCGGACTGCTTGTGGGCGGCATGAGCGATATGAAAGACAACACGGTGCCCTTTGGCAAAACAGCCGGGGAAATAATTCTTGACGCTGTGCGTGAGTATGATTATCCGGTGGCCTTTGGTTTTCCGGCCGGGCACGAAAGCCGCAATGTGGCGCTGCGGCTGGGTATGCCGGCGAGGCTTACGGCAGATTCTGGCGGGTGCACTTTGTGGCAGGATGCTTTAGTTTAG
- the tsaE gene encoding tRNA (adenosine(37)-N6)-threonylcarbamoyltransferase complex ATPase subunit type 1 TsaE, producing the protein MSGFELGPFALLQLDEMAAALLAAFPNARVFAFHGQLGAGKTTFIKALCVALGVKDHTSSPSFALVNTYESAHGPVHHFDLYRLRNAQEAFDAGLEEAVWSGEFCFIEWPERAEELLPDDCVNVFLEIAGELRVMRVK; encoded by the coding sequence ATGAGTGGTTTTGAGCTTGGTCCGTTTGCCTTGTTGCAGCTGGATGAAATGGCAGCGGCTTTGCTTGCCGCTTTTCCAAATGCGCGTGTATTTGCTTTTCACGGGCAGCTGGGCGCTGGTAAAACCACGTTTATAAAAGCATTATGCGTTGCGCTGGGTGTGAAAGATCACACGAGCAGTCCGTCGTTTGCGCTGGTGAACACCTACGAAAGTGCGCACGGGCCGGTGCATCATTTTGATTTGTACCGGCTGCGCAATGCGCAGGAAGCATTTGATGCAGGGCTTGAAGAAGCGGTGTGGAGCGGTGAGTTTTGTTTTATTGAATGGCCGGAGCGTGCGGAGGAATTGCTGCCGGATGATTGTGTGAATGTGTTTTTGGAGATTGCGGGGGAGTTGAGAGTGATGAGGGTTAAATAA
- a CDS encoding bifunctional response regulator/alkaline phosphatase family protein translates to MDQAQILWADDEIDLLKPHLLFLKEKGYNVTTANSGTEALELIGKQEFDIVFLDENMPGLSGLETLTRLKAVRNDLPVVMITKSEEENLMEDAIGSKIADYLIKPVNPNQILLSLKKILDNRRLISEKTTSGYQQEFRSIGMTLSDRLTHTEWGEVYKKLVFWELELDKSDDQSMYEVLTMQKREANVAFGKFIEQHYINWLNGKDKDAPVLSHTLLKNKLAPQLEKDGTTFFVLIDNLRYDQWKVLQPVISQYFKVDNEELFYSILPTATQYARNALFAGLMPSEIEKRFPQLWKNDDDEGGKNLHEEEFLAANLKRISGDVKFSYHKVTNYGAGKKLVENINNLMQNKLNVIVYNFVDMLSHARTEMEVIRELADDDAAYRSITQSWFEHSPLHDIIRLVAEKKCRLVITTDHGTIKVTEPSKVVGDRNVNTNLRYKQGKSLDYVKRDVFEVRNPADVFLPKNNVSSAYIFARQDMFFAYPNNYNHYVSYYRNTFQHGGISLEEMIIPYITLSPR, encoded by the coding sequence ATGGATCAGGCACAAATACTCTGGGCAGACGACGAAATTGATCTGCTGAAACCGCATCTGCTTTTTTTAAAAGAGAAAGGATATAATGTAACCACCGCCAACAGCGGTACCGAAGCACTTGAGCTTATCGGCAAACAGGAATTTGATATTGTTTTTCTGGACGAAAATATGCCCGGCCTTTCGGGTCTTGAAACGCTTACCCGCCTGAAAGCCGTGCGCAACGATTTGCCGGTGGTGATGATTACCAAAAGCGAAGAAGAGAATCTGATGGAAGATGCCATAGGTTCGAAAATTGCCGACTACCTGATTAAGCCGGTGAATCCGAACCAGATTCTGCTCTCGCTGAAAAAAATTCTCGACAACCGCCGTCTGATCAGCGAAAAAACAACCAGCGGCTACCAGCAGGAATTCCGCAGCATAGGCATGACCCTGAGCGACCGGCTTACGCACACCGAGTGGGGCGAAGTATATAAAAAGCTTGTGTTCTGGGAACTGGAACTGGACAAGTCTGACGACCAGAGCATGTATGAAGTGCTGACCATGCAGAAGCGTGAAGCCAATGTGGCGTTTGGAAAATTTATTGAGCAGCACTACATAAACTGGCTGAACGGCAAAGACAAGGATGCGCCGGTACTTTCGCATACGCTGCTGAAAAACAAACTGGCTCCGCAACTGGAAAAAGACGGCACTACGTTTTTTGTGCTGATTGATAACCTCCGTTACGATCAGTGGAAAGTGCTGCAGCCGGTAATTTCGCAATACTTTAAGGTGGACAACGAGGAGTTGTTTTACAGCATTTTACCCACTGCCACACAGTATGCGCGCAATGCGCTGTTTGCCGGACTGATGCCGTCGGAAATTGAAAAACGTTTTCCGCAGTTGTGGAAGAATGATGATGATGAGGGCGGAAAAAATCTGCACGAAGAAGAATTCCTTGCCGCCAACCTGAAGCGCATAAGCGGCGATGTGAAGTTCTCGTACCACAAGGTAACCAACTACGGCGCCGGCAAAAAGCTGGTGGAGAACATAAACAACCTGATGCAAAACAAGCTGAATGTGATTGTGTACAACTTTGTGGACATGCTCTCGCACGCACGCACGGAGATGGAAGTAATACGCGAGCTTGCCGATGATGATGCGGCTTACCGTTCCATCACACAATCGTGGTTTGAGCATTCGCCGCTGCATGATATAATCCGTTTGGTGGCTGAGAAAAAATGCCGCCTTGTAATTACTACCGACCACGGCACGATAAAAGTGACCGAGCCGTCGAAAGTAGTTGGCGACCGCAACGTGAACACCAACCTGCGCTACAAACAGGGCAAAAGTCTGGACTATGTGAAGCGCGATGTGTTTGAAGTACGCAACCCGGCCGATGTGTTTTTGCCGAAGAACAATGTGAGCAGTGCCTACATTTTTGCGCGGCAGGATATGTTTTTTGCCTATCCGAACAACTACAACCACTACGTGAGCTACTACCGCAACACGTTTCAGCACGGCGGTATTTCGCTGGAGGAAATGATTATTCCGTACATCACGCTGAGTCCGCGATGA
- a CDS encoding adenosine deaminase, with amino-acid sequence MTSLEQFITGIPKSELHLHIEGSFEPELMFAIAQRNGISLKYKSAEEVKEAYKFSNLQDFLDIYYAGAGVLLHEQDFYDLTRAYLLKCKEQNVVHTEIFFDPQTHTDRGVAFDTVINGIWRALREAEAEWGITSLLIMSYLRHLSEESAFETLQHGIRHKDKIVAVGLDSSEKGNPPSKFERVFAASREAGFLTVAHAGEEGPAEYIHEALNLLHVSRIDHGNRCLDDEQLVQRLVQLKMPLTLCPLSNVALRVIQRMEEHPVKRMLALGLHATIHSDDPAYFGGYMNENYLETARALNLTKEDVLQLVINSFEAGFDSEAQKAKNSAAARAYYEKHRS; translated from the coding sequence ATGACATCACTCGAACAATTCATCACCGGCATACCCAAGTCCGAACTCCACCTCCACATCGAAGGCTCGTTCGAACCCGAACTCATGTTTGCCATTGCACAACGCAACGGCATTTCGCTTAAATACAAATCGGCCGAGGAAGTGAAGGAAGCGTACAAATTCAGCAACCTCCAGGACTTCCTCGATATTTACTACGCCGGTGCGGGCGTGTTGTTGCACGAGCAGGACTTTTACGACCTCACCCGCGCCTATCTGCTCAAGTGCAAAGAGCAGAACGTGGTACACACCGAAATTTTCTTCGATCCGCAAACGCATACCGATCGCGGTGTGGCATTCGACACGGTGATAAACGGCATCTGGCGTGCATTGCGCGAGGCCGAGGCAGAATGGGGCATTACCTCACTGCTTATTATGTCGTACCTGCGGCATCTAAGCGAGGAATCGGCGTTTGAAACCTTGCAGCACGGCATTCGTCACAAAGACAAAATTGTGGCCGTGGGGCTTGATTCTTCGGAGAAAGGCAATCCGCCATCCAAATTCGAGCGTGTCTTTGCTGCTTCTCGCGAGGCTGGTTTCCTTACCGTGGCACACGCCGGCGAGGAAGGCCCGGCCGAATACATTCACGAAGCATTAAACCTGCTGCACGTTTCGCGCATCGACCACGGCAACCGCTGCCTCGACGATGAACAGCTCGTGCAGCGACTGGTGCAGCTGAAAATGCCGCTCACACTTTGTCCGCTTTCAAACGTGGCCCTGCGCGTTATTCAGCGCATGGAAGAACATCCTGTAAAGCGCATGCTTGCACTCGGCCTTCACGCCACCATTCATTCTGATGATCCGGCTTACTTTGGCGGTTACATGAACGAGAATTACCTCGAAACCGCCCGCGCACTCAATCTTACTAAAGAAGATGTGCTGCAGCTTGTTATCAACTCGTTCGAAGCCGGTTTCGATAGCGAAGCACAGAAAGCTAAGAATAGTGCAGCCGCCAGAGCTTACTATGAAAAGCATCGCAGTTAA
- a CDS encoding sodium-dependent bicarbonate transport family permease — MLQLLDPVVLFFMLGVFAGLIKSDLRIPQSFHNTLSIYLLLSIGIKGGIELYKNASSDLLLPALGTIFLGLLITFLAFYILYRVGRFDKNNAIAIATHYGSVSAVTFAVVLNYLHEQKIGYEEFCTVLLVLLEIPSIAAGVAMARMNNRSEPAKLGKVVHEVLFGKTILLLLGGLFIGWVTAYTDNKALNFFFFDLFKGFLAIFMLEMGIVAAEKTRLLKKVGPFLLGFGVGMPIISAMLGIVMGWLTGLSVGGAIVLATMAASASYIAAPAAMKIAIPRARPTLYLTSALGITFPFNVIIGIRIYHAIAVWFYGLVS, encoded by the coding sequence ATGCTGCAATTATTGGATCCTGTTGTACTGTTTTTTATGCTTGGTGTATTTGCCGGGCTCATTAAATCAGACCTTCGTATTCCGCAATCGTTCCACAATACGCTCAGCATTTATCTTCTTCTTTCAATTGGGATAAAGGGAGGAATTGAACTCTACAAAAATGCCTCCTCCGATCTTCTTCTTCCTGCGTTAGGCACCATTTTTCTTGGTTTACTGATTACGTTTCTTGCATTTTACATTCTGTATCGTGTCGGCCGGTTTGATAAGAACAATGCCATTGCCATTGCTACACATTATGGTTCAGTAAGTGCGGTTACATTTGCAGTGGTGCTCAATTACCTGCACGAACAGAAAATCGGCTACGAAGAGTTTTGTACGGTGCTGCTTGTACTGCTCGAAATTCCATCTATAGCGGCTGGTGTAGCCATGGCGCGCATGAATAACCGCAGTGAGCCTGCCAAACTAGGGAAAGTGGTGCACGAAGTACTTTTCGGGAAAACCATTTTACTGCTGCTGGGAGGCTTGTTTATTGGTTGGGTAACTGCTTATACCGACAATAAGGCGCTCAACTTTTTCTTCTTCGACCTATTTAAAGGTTTCCTCGCCATCTTCATGCTGGAAATGGGGATTGTGGCCGCTGAGAAAACGCGTTTGCTAAAAAAGGTAGGGCCGTTTCTGCTTGGTTTCGGAGTAGGTATGCCCATAATTTCGGCCATGCTGGGAATTGTGATGGGCTGGCTTACGGGCCTTTCAGTGGGTGGTGCAATTGTGTTGGCCACTATGGCCGCAAGCGCATCGTATATAGCTGCGCCTGCGGCTATGAAAATTGCAATTCCCAGAGCACGTCCAACGTTGTATCTTACCTCCGCGCTGGGAATTACGTTTCCGTTTAACGTAATTATCGGTATTCGCATTTACCATGCTATTGCTGTATGGTTTTATGGGTTGGTGAGTTAA
- a CDS encoding phenylalanine 4-monooxygenase, translating to MKRKMIQHWNRYTRDDHEVWEILFTRQLASLQDKACREYLECINQSALKAGEVPDFSVLSPHLNAATGWEVEVVKGIIPVTEFMELLALRRFCSSTWLRQRHQLDYLEEPDMFHDIFGHIPLFYHGEYADFACRFGQLGLRWKHDATALALLERLYWFTIEFGLIREAGEVRIYGAGLLSSFGETNYVMHDAQVKRHDFSVQAVLSMPFRNDAIQTDYFVLESWAQLWNCLPETEAFLRDVAAGKIAKESLRLHEQKGSAEMTAPAVEIAG from the coding sequence ATGAAACGTAAAATGATTCAGCACTGGAACCGCTACACCCGCGACGACCACGAAGTATGGGAAATCCTGTTTACACGCCAGCTGGCTTCGCTACAGGATAAAGCCTGCCGCGAGTATCTTGAATGCATAAACCAATCGGCACTGAAAGCCGGCGAAGTGCCCGATTTTTCGGTGCTTAGTCCGCACCTGAATGCGGCTACCGGCTGGGAGGTGGAAGTGGTAAAGGGTATAATACCTGTTACGGAATTTATGGAACTGCTTGCCCTCCGGCGGTTTTGTTCATCCACCTGGCTGCGGCAGCGGCATCAGCTCGATTACCTGGAAGAGCCCGATATGTTTCACGATATTTTCGGGCACATTCCGCTGTTCTACCACGGGGAGTATGCCGATTTTGCCTGCCGTTTCGGGCAGCTTGGGCTGCGGTGGAAGCATGATGCAACTGCATTGGCTTTGCTTGAGCGGCTTTACTGGTTTACGATTGAATTCGGGCTGATACGCGAAGCCGGCGAGGTAAGAATTTACGGAGCAGGATTACTTTCGTCGTTTGGCGAAACGAATTATGTGATGCACGATGCGCAGGTGAAACGGCACGATTTTTCGGTGCAGGCTGTGCTGAGCATGCCTTTCCGCAACGATGCCATACAAACCGATTATTTTGTGCTGGAAAGCTGGGCGCAACTTTGGAATTGTTTGCCCGAAACGGAAGCTTTTTTGCGGGATGTGGCTGCGGGCAAAATTGCGAAGGAAAGCCTGCGGCTGCACGAACAGAAAGGCAGTGCGGAAATGACGGCACCCGCGGTTGAAATTGCAGGTTGA
- a CDS encoding YegP family protein — protein sequence MSKYLITKRSNGEYQFKLITDNDHIILQSEGYSTKQACRNGIQSIALNAVSETAFIRKTASNGKLYFLVKASNGETIGKSSYYASISGREMGIHLVIRYREAQIEDAA from the coding sequence ATGAGTAAATACCTCATTACAAAACGATCAAATGGCGAATATCAGTTCAAACTAATAACTGATAACGACCACATTATTTTGCAAAGTGAGGGTTACAGCACCAAGCAGGCTTGTAGAAATGGTATTCAATCCATTGCGCTTAATGCAGTTAGTGAAACTGCATTTATTCGCAAAACTGCATCGAATGGTAAATTGTATTTCTTGGTGAAAGCATCGAATGGAGAAACTATTGGTAAAAGTTCTTACTACGCAAGTATCTCGGGAAGAGAAATGGGCATTCATCTTGTAATAAGATACCGTGAAGCACAAATTGAAGACGCGGCTTAA
- a CDS encoding alanine dehydrogenase: protein MKTSRDVLLSLTKGALMPQEEMLEVARKKGSLRIGIPKEITFQENRVSLVPDDAGLLVNQGHEVMVETGAGKNANFQDNDYSEHGARIAYTTEELYKNCEIILKVAPPSLEEIELMQPKQILFSTLQLPAQPENFVRKLMDKKVTAIAYEWIKDEDGVFPVIRSMGEIAGGTSILIAAELLSNVNNGQGSILGGIAGVAPTEVVILGAGTVGEYAARAALGLGATVKVFDSSVYRLRRLQNVLGTRIFTSTVQPKVLAKHLKTADVAIGAIRASGGRTPCIVTEEMVQDMKTGSVIVDVSIDQGGCFETSRVTNHTSPVFRKHGVVHYCVPNIASRVARTASYALSTIFTPILQNIGDEGGLGNMLRHSSGVRNGVYFYNGILTNKYLGELFNLPSKDIDLLVAAL from the coding sequence ATGAAAACTTCGCGCGATGTGCTTTTGTCGCTCACCAAGGGCGCACTGATGCCTCAGGAAGAAATGCTGGAAGTAGCCCGCAAGAAGGGCAGTTTGCGCATTGGCATTCCAAAAGAAATTACTTTTCAGGAAAACCGCGTTTCGCTGGTGCCCGATGATGCGGGACTGCTGGTGAACCAGGGGCACGAAGTAATGGTGGAAACCGGTGCCGGCAAAAACGCCAACTTTCAGGATAACGATTACAGCGAACACGGTGCCCGCATTGCCTACACCACTGAAGAGCTGTACAAGAACTGCGAGATCATTCTCAAAGTAGCGCCGCCTTCGCTGGAAGAAATTGAGCTGATGCAGCCCAAGCAAATACTTTTCTCTACCCTGCAGCTGCCCGCACAGCCTGAGAACTTTGTGCGCAAGCTGATGGACAAAAAAGTGACGGCCATTGCTTACGAGTGGATAAAAGACGAAGACGGTGTGTTTCCGGTAATCCGCTCAATGGGCGAAATTGCAGGCGGCACCTCCATACTTATTGCGGCCGAGCTGCTGAGCAACGTAAACAACGGCCAGGGCTCCATACTTGGCGGCATTGCCGGTGTGGCGCCTACCGAAGTAGTGATTCTGGGCGCAGGCACCGTAGGCGAATATGCCGCACGGGCCGCACTCGGACTGGGCGCTACGGTAAAGGTATTCGACAGTTCGGTATATCGCCTGCGCCGTTTGCAGAATGTACTGGGCACACGCATTTTCACTTCAACCGTACAGCCCAAAGTACTGGCCAAGCATCTGAAAACTGCCGACGTAGCCATTGGTGCCATACGTGCATCGGGCGGGCGCACACCCTGTATTGTGACGGAAGAAATGGTGCAGGACATGAAAACCGGTTCGGTGATTGTGGATGTGAGCATAGACCAGGGCGGCTGTTTCGAAACATCGCGCGTAACAAATCATACCAGTCCGGTTTTCCGCAAGCATGGTGTGGTGCATTACTGCGTGCCCAACATTGCATCGCGCGTGGCGCGCACTGCATCCTACGCACTGAGCACAATCTTCACGCCTATTCTCCAGAACATTGGCGACGAGGGCGGGCTGGGCAATATGCTGCGCCACAGTTCGGGTGTGCGCAACGGGGTGTATTTCTACAACGGCATTCTCACCAATAAATACCTCGGCGAATTGTTCAATCTCCCGTCGAAAGACATTGACCTGCTTGTAGCTGCCCTCTGA